A portion of the Chondrinema litorale genome contains these proteins:
- a CDS encoding DUF2480 family protein has protein sequence MEEIVNRVTKSPLVTLELEAYYHPGERILLDLKDVLFQGMILREKDFREWAKNHDWSQYQDKNLAVTCTADAIIPTWAYMIIATKAEAYCNLIVQGDLDDLEMILFHNAVGGIDFESFKDKMVVVKGCSKVNVPASAYMEVCRKLYPYVKSIMYGEPCSTVPVYKKPKK, from the coding sequence ATGGAAGAAATTGTAAATAGAGTAACTAAAAGCCCCCTAGTTACTTTGGAGCTCGAAGCATATTATCATCCAGGAGAAAGAATACTTTTAGACTTAAAAGATGTTTTGTTTCAGGGAATGATATTGAGAGAGAAAGATTTTAGAGAATGGGCAAAAAATCATGATTGGAGCCAATATCAAGACAAAAACCTGGCTGTAACTTGTACAGCAGATGCCATTATTCCCACTTGGGCCTATATGATTATTGCAACCAAAGCTGAAGCATACTGTAACTTGATTGTTCAAGGTGACTTAGACGACCTAGAGATGATCCTCTTTCACAATGCCGTTGGTGGTATTGATTTCGAAAGCTTTAAAGATAAAATGGTAGTGGTAAAAGGATGCAGTAAAGTTAACGTACCAGCTTCGGCCTATATGGAAGTATGCCGAAAGCTTTACCCTTATGTAAAATCTATTATGTATGGTGAACCATGTAGCACAGTTCCAGTATATAAAAA
- a CDS encoding 16S rRNA (uracil(1498)-N(3))-methyltransferase: MNIVLFDEVELESEIQMSDRRIHHIKKVLKIKEGETFDAGIINKSIGKAYYTHTKDSLVKLSYSKESNTPVTLNPVSLIIGIIRPVNIQRTIRDLCTLGVKALHFVVSEKSEKSYAHSKAYDISRIRNYLIEGAEQAFNPYLPEVYIHECLTDAFPFFEEYQKIAFDNYEFSNSIGKVKVSKCDTVLALGPERGWSNKERQKLREHNFSMLSLGERVLRTETACTVATSVLLSKFEII; this comes from the coding sequence ATGAATATTGTACTTTTCGATGAAGTAGAGTTGGAATCAGAAATTCAGATGAGTGATAGAAGAATCCATCATATTAAAAAAGTACTCAAAATTAAAGAAGGAGAAACTTTTGATGCTGGCATTATCAACAAATCTATCGGCAAAGCATATTATACTCATACAAAAGATAGTTTGGTTAAGTTAAGTTATTCTAAAGAGAGTAACACACCAGTAACATTAAACCCGGTTAGCTTAATTATTGGTATTATCAGGCCTGTAAACATCCAGCGCACGATTAGAGACCTTTGCACTTTAGGTGTAAAGGCACTACACTTTGTTGTTTCAGAAAAGTCTGAAAAGTCCTATGCTCACAGTAAAGCCTATGACATATCTAGAATAAGAAATTACTTAATAGAAGGCGCCGAACAGGCATTTAATCCCTACCTGCCAGAAGTGTACATTCACGAATGTTTAACTGATGCATTTCCATTCTTTGAAGAGTATCAAAAAATAGCTTTTGACAACTACGAATTCTCTAATAGTATAGGTAAAGTAAAAGTGAGTAAGTGCGATACAGTTTTAGCATTGGGGCCAGAAAGAGGCTGGTCTAATAAAGAAAGACAAAAGCTTAGGGAACATAACTTTTCTATGCTTAGTTTAGGAGAAAGAGTATTAAGAACTGAAACAGCGTGTACTGTGGCAACCTCAGTATTATTATCAAAATTTGAAATTATCTAG
- a CDS encoding OmpW family outer membrane protein, whose translation MKNKILALAFSLVVLTFSSQLAFAQEKGAVTAGGGFVYGSSLEKLGLGLTGQYYFTDNLAGEVGLNFFFPNKVRTNNYEAKYSVWTINLNVNYYFNAQSDVVKPYVLGGLNFANIKSKVSRYSESYSDTHTEVGINLGGGLDFTISDKVTPFFNMKYVVSDLDQLVIGAGARFRLK comes from the coding sequence ATGAAAAACAAAATACTTGCGCTGGCATTTTCACTCGTTGTACTTACATTTTCATCTCAATTAGCATTTGCTCAAGAAAAAGGAGCAGTTACAGCAGGAGGAGGCTTTGTGTATGGCTCATCATTAGAGAAACTTGGATTAGGTTTAACAGGTCAATATTATTTTACAGATAATCTTGCAGGAGAAGTCGGCCTAAATTTTTTCTTCCCAAATAAAGTAAGAACCAATAACTACGAAGCTAAATATTCTGTATGGACGATTAACCTAAATGTTAATTATTATTTCAACGCTCAAAGTGATGTTGTAAAGCCTTATGTTTTGGGTGGACTTAATTTCGCAAATATTAAATCTAAAGTATCTCGCTACAGTGAAAGCTATTCAGATACTCATACAGAAGTAGGAATTAATTTAGGTGGAGGTCTTGATTTTACAATTTCAGATAAAGTGACTCCATTTTTTAATATGAAATATGTAGTGAGTGATTTAGATCAATTGGTAATTGGAGCAGGTGCAAGATTCAGGTTGAAATGA
- a CDS encoding sigma-54-dependent transcriptional regulator: MPKILIVDDDPSFGLMLKKFLEKKGFEANEVLTGKSCLEKMAEESFDLALLDFRLPDMDGLDLLKAIRQKNIQIPIILMTSYANIRTAVKAIQMGAFEYLVKPINPDETLLLIKQALNQPKETKKSEAPETDKGSAEKSKPVSKGGIKFIEGISNESTEVIKYIDLVAPTSLSVIILGESGTGKEYVSRMIHQKSKRADKPFIAIDCGALSEELAGSELFGHLKGSFTGAVTDKTGQFQAANGGTLFLDEIGNLSYEVQVKLLRAIQEGMVRKIGSNKDEAVDVRIIAATNEELSDAAKRGDFREDLYHRLNEFKIEVSPLRKRKEDIQVFADHFLAQSNNELDKKIKGFTPEVKKYFQEYSWPGNLREFKNIVRRAVLLSTGDYIGQESLPEEITNPIVEDSFDEGTPQSSSSVSTNNLKEMIEKNERETIVRTLEQVKYNKSKAARILNIDRKTLYNKLKQYGIDA; encoded by the coding sequence ATGCCGAAGATTCTGATAGTTGATGATGATCCGTCATTCGGATTGATGTTGAAAAAATTTTTGGAAAAAAAGGGCTTTGAAGCTAACGAAGTTCTAACTGGTAAGAGTTGTTTGGAGAAAATGGCTGAAGAGTCATTTGATTTGGCTTTGCTGGATTTCAGATTGCCCGATATGGATGGACTGGATTTACTAAAAGCCATTAGGCAAAAGAATATCCAAATTCCCATTATTTTAATGACTAGCTATGCGAATATTCGTACAGCAGTTAAAGCCATCCAAATGGGAGCGTTTGAATATCTGGTAAAGCCAATTAATCCTGACGAAACTTTATTGTTAATTAAACAAGCACTTAACCAACCAAAAGAAACAAAGAAGAGCGAAGCACCAGAAACTGATAAAGGTAGTGCTGAGAAATCTAAACCTGTAAGCAAAGGTGGTATAAAGTTTATCGAAGGTATCTCAAATGAGTCTACCGAAGTAATTAAGTATATAGACCTTGTTGCTCCAACCTCATTATCTGTAATTATTTTGGGTGAAAGTGGTACCGGTAAAGAATATGTTTCCCGTATGATTCACCAAAAAAGTAAAAGAGCAGATAAACCATTTATCGCGATTGATTGTGGTGCTTTATCTGAAGAACTTGCTGGTAGCGAATTATTTGGACACTTAAAAGGCTCTTTTACTGGTGCTGTAACAGATAAAACTGGTCAGTTTCAGGCTGCAAATGGTGGAACACTATTTCTTGATGAAATTGGGAACTTGTCTTATGAAGTACAGGTAAAACTTTTACGAGCGATACAAGAAGGTATGGTTCGGAAAATTGGTAGTAATAAAGACGAAGCTGTGGATGTGAGAATTATCGCTGCAACCAACGAAGAGTTGTCAGATGCTGCCAAGAGAGGCGATTTTAGAGAAGATTTATACCATCGTTTAAATGAATTTAAAATTGAGGTGTCGCCTTTAAGAAAGCGTAAAGAAGATATTCAGGTTTTTGCAGATCATTTTCTTGCTCAGTCTAATAATGAGTTAGATAAAAAGATTAAAGGTTTTACACCAGAAGTAAAAAAGTATTTTCAGGAGTATAGCTGGCCGGGTAATCTTAGAGAATTTAAAAACATAGTAAGAAGAGCAGTGCTCTTAAGTACTGGTGATTATATAGGCCAAGAAAGTTTACCTGAAGAAATAACCAATCCTATTGTTGAAGACAGTTTTGATGAAGGTACACCACAATCTTCTAGCTCAGTTTCTACCAATAATCTTAAAGAGATGATTGAGAAAAACGAGCGCGAAACAATTGTGAG